Proteins encoded in a region of the Paenibacillus sp. E222 genome:
- a CDS encoding multidrug efflux SMR transporter has product MAWMAIVGAGICEIFGVIGINGASSRKGWPYIVLMLVSFVFSFSLLSYAMTSIPMGTAYAVWTGIGTVGSTLTGMFLFGERKEAKRLLFIAMILVAAIGLKLIT; this is encoded by the coding sequence ATGGCTTGGATGGCAATTGTGGGTGCAGGCATATGTGAAATTTTTGGCGTCATCGGCATTAATGGTGCTTCTTCCCGGAAGGGCTGGCCTTATATCGTGCTCATGCTTGTATCGTTCGTATTCAGCTTCTCCCTGTTATCCTATGCGATGACGTCCATTCCCATGGGTACCGCGTATGCGGTGTGGACTGGAATTGGTACGGTGGGCAGTACGCTTACAGGTATGTTCCTGTTCGGTGAGCGGAAGGAAGCAAAGCGGTTGCTGTTTATTGCCATGATTTTGGTGGCGGCGATTGGATTGAAACTGATTACGTAA
- a CDS encoding multidrug efflux SMR transporter, whose product MNRNWLYVFVGGLIEIVWVSGLKHASNVWEWALTALAIILSFGLIIAASKRLPVGTVYAVFTGIGTAGTVLTEMLLFGEAFSLAKVLLIGLLLCGVIGLKLVTDQQSAKGGEA is encoded by the coding sequence ATGAACCGCAACTGGTTATATGTATTTGTCGGAGGGCTCATTGAGATTGTATGGGTAAGTGGGCTGAAACACGCCTCCAATGTTTGGGAATGGGCTTTGACGGCCCTGGCCATCATCCTGAGCTTTGGATTAATCATCGCTGCTTCCAAAAGATTGCCTGTGGGTACGGTGTATGCCGTATTTACCGGGATTGGTACCGCAGGTACGGTACTGACTGAAATGCTGCTATTTGGTGAAGCATTCTCACTAGCCAAAGTTTTGTTAATCGGTCTGCTGCTATGTGGTGTGATCGGACTGAAACTGGTCACGGATCAACAATCGGCAAAAGGAGGTGAAGCATAA
- a CDS encoding TetR/AcrR family transcriptional regulator yields the protein MTAHSIRDAALFYFARDGYEGASLRAIADEVGIKKPSIYAHFSGKDDLFLHTLAHAFKEVQRRTLEYFRDHADLPLEQRLKGLLIWFEQEYNCNASARFMLRMCYFPPLSLYNEVMDLVYPFLDGMERSLTRLLQRATRKGELQAVPAEQAAIAFMTFLDGITVEIIYGSSRRYKRRIEASWPVYWHGIHHLKQEAQPVVPKGDSSS from the coding sequence GCTTCCTTAAGAGCTATTGCTGACGAAGTCGGGATTAAAAAACCGTCCATATATGCACATTTTAGCGGCAAGGATGACTTGTTTTTGCACACCCTTGCGCATGCCTTCAAGGAGGTTCAGCGTCGAACGCTGGAATACTTCCGTGACCACGCCGATCTTCCTCTGGAACAAAGGTTGAAGGGTCTGCTGATATGGTTTGAGCAAGAGTATAACTGTAACGCCTCTGCCCGCTTTATGCTGCGTATGTGCTATTTCCCGCCGCTTTCGCTATATAACGAAGTGATGGATCTAGTTTATCCGTTTCTCGACGGTATGGAGCGGTCACTGACACGGCTGCTGCAAAGGGCGACACGCAAGGGAGAATTACAGGCTGTTCCAGCGGAACAAGCTGCGATTGCCTTTATGACTTTTCTCGATGGCATCACAGTTGAGATTATTTATGGAAGTTCACGTCGATACAAGAGACGGATTGAAGCTTCCTGGCCTGTTTACTGGCATGGCATTCATCATCTGAAACAAGAGGCACAGCCCGTTGTGCCGAAAGGAGATTCATCATCATGA